The Ferrimonas balearica DSM 9799 genome includes the window ACGCGTACTGGGGCAATGGCACCTACAAACTGACCCCGGAACAGAACCTGATCGCGGTCGCCCATTACCTGAAGGCGCTGGAAGTGCAGCGGGTGGCAGCAGAGATGCTGGCCATCTTCGGCGGCAAGCAGCCCCATCCCCAATCCCTGGTGGTGGGCGGTGTGACCTCCGTGCGCGACATGCTCAGCCCGGCCCGCCTGCAGGAGTGGAAAACCAAGCACGCCCAGGTGCACGACTTTATCGTTCGTGCTTACCTGCCGGATGTGCTGATGGCCGCGGCCGCATACAAAGCCGAGCCTTCCGTGCTGGGTGGCGTGGGCGTGACCAACTTCCTGGCCTGCCAGGACTTCGCACTGGGCAATGGCCGTTACCTGTTCCAGGGCGGCGTCATCATGAACGGCGACCTGGCCAATGTCAGCGACATTGACCCGCAGCTGATCAAGGAAGACGTGACCCACGCCTGGTATCAGGATGGTCCGGCGTTGCACCCCTATGACGGGGTGACTGAGCCCAACTACACCGGCTTTACCAAGCGTGACACCGTTTATGGCGAACTGCCGACGGTGGACGGCGACGGCAAGTACACCTGGGTGAAATCCCCCCGCTACAACGGCGAACCGGTGGAAGTGGGCCCGCTGGCCTGTCTGCTGGTCAACTACGGCCGGGGCAACCCGAAAGTGGTGGCTGCCGTCGATGGCCTGCTGGAGATGACCGGCCTGCCGGTGGAAGCGCTGTTCACCACCCTCGGCCGGACTGCGGCCCGCCTGGTGCAGACCCTGCTGGTGTGCGACGCCGCGCTGGAGACCTTCGACGCGCTGGTGCAGAACATCCAGGTGGACGAGAGCACCTTCCGCGAGCCGGTGATGGATCCGAACCAGGAGTACGTCGGTCACGCCATGATCGAAGCCCCCCGCGGCATGCTCAGCCACTGGGTGCGGATCAAGGGCGGCAAGGTGGAGAACTACCAGGCGGTGGTGCCCACCACCTGGAACTCCGGCCCGAAGGACGCCGAAGGCAAGATCGGTCCCTACGAGTCCGCCTTGATCGGCATGAAACTGGAAGACCCCAGCAAGCCGCTGGAGATCATCCGGGTGATCCACTCCTTCGATCCCTGCATGGCCTGTGCCGTGCACGTGATGGATTACAAGGGGCAGGATCTGGGCCAATTCCAGGTTGGGCCGAACGCGGCCTGAGGAGGACGGTATGACAACGGAAACGCTGTACACCCGTGATTATGTGTTCAGTCCGGCCATCCGGATCATGCACTGGCTTCGGGCCCTGTCCATCGTGCTTCTGGTGATCACCGGGTTCTACATTGCCTGGCCGTTCCTGACCCCCTACGGGGGCACCGATAACCTGCAACAGGGATGGGTTCGCCTGGTTCACCTGGTGGCCGGCTTCGTGCTGGTGGCCATCACACTGGCCCGCGCCTACCTGTACTTCTTCAGTCGCAGCGATATCGAGCGCCGCTCGTTTCGGGATGTGATGAGCCCAACCAGCTGGATTGTTCAGCTCAAGTCCTACATCTGGATGGGCAAACTGCATAAAGCCGGGGTCTATGGCCCGCTGCAGTACGTCACCTACCTGGCCGTCACATTGGTGATCGTGTTTATGTGCGTCTCGGGCCTGGCCCTGCACGCCAACGTTTACCACGATGGCCTGGGCGGCGCCCTCTATCCCTTCGCCGAGTGGTTTATCGGCGTGATGGGCGGTCTGGCGC containing:
- a CDS encoding nickel-dependent hydrogenase large subunit produces the protein MSKRVVVDPITRIEGHLRVEVEVDENNVITKAWSSSTLWRGIEVIMKGRTPMDAGLLVQRICGVCTYSHYRCGTEAVENALGLKIPANAEYLRSLMQSSLYMHDHLVHFYHLHALDWVDVVSALSADPAAAAQEALRWTDKPVYAGEGELRAVQERVGKLVATGKLGPFANAYWGNGTYKLTPEQNLIAVAHYLKALEVQRVAAEMLAIFGGKQPHPQSLVVGGVTSVRDMLSPARLQEWKTKHAQVHDFIVRAYLPDVLMAAAAYKAEPSVLGGVGVTNFLACQDFALGNGRYLFQGGVIMNGDLANVSDIDPQLIKEDVTHAWYQDGPALHPYDGVTEPNYTGFTKRDTVYGELPTVDGDGKYTWVKSPRYNGEPVEVGPLACLLVNYGRGNPKVVAAVDGLLEMTGLPVEALFTTLGRTAARLVQTLLVCDAALETFDALVQNIQVDESTFREPVMDPNQEYVGHAMIEAPRGMLSHWVRIKGGKVENYQAVVPTTWNSGPKDAEGKIGPYESALIGMKLEDPSKPLEIIRVIHSFDPCMACAVHVMDYKGQDLGQFQVGPNAA
- the cybH gene encoding Ni/Fe-hydrogenase, b-type cytochrome subunit, translating into MTTETLYTRDYVFSPAIRIMHWLRALSIVLLVITGFYIAWPFLTPYGGTDNLQQGWVRLVHLVAGFVLVAITLARAYLYFFSRSDIERRSFRDVMSPTSWIVQLKSYIWMGKLHKAGVYGPLQYVTYLAVTLVIVFMCVSGLALHANVYHDGLGGALYPFAEWFIGVMGGLAPVREWHHIMTWVFIIFTVIHVYMAVWSGIRFKQNSVDAIVSGYDVHKKH